The Halanaerobium praevalens DSM 2228 genome contains a region encoding:
- the holA gene encoding DNA polymerase III subunit delta, protein MEIEEFIKKEKKAKKLYYIYAENTYLRNKFKKEFMQKFIPHSIRDFNLAKVNPGDEYLKRLYSAVQTPPMGAEKRYIISDFDDSDSLNQKQKEKLLEIFKGLSTSSTLVFLTANKLDKRRKFYQALKEIAEYQEFEPPRYRDLDKWIMERFQKYNKKIDRQSLKILENMFSNKLEILNSEIEKIITRYPDKDKISYYDLKEIISREKFIQDEEIFKFLDLIGDKKTDQALLTLKEMLNKGVYPLYLLTMLKNQIELLMQVKFYSQYTHNNKKIAAKLNKHPYPVKKAMKRSRNFSQKELEQILAEILRANRHFLTGYYPNQNTALEMIIIKSVSY, encoded by the coding sequence ATGGAAATAGAAGAATTTATTAAAAAAGAAAAAAAAGCAAAAAAATTATATTATATTTATGCAGAAAATACGTATTTAAGAAATAAATTTAAAAAAGAATTTATGCAGAAATTTATTCCTCATTCAATTAGAGACTTTAATTTGGCTAAAGTGAATCCTGGAGATGAATATTTAAAAAGACTTTATAGTGCAGTCCAGACACCCCCAATGGGAGCCGAAAAAAGATATATTATTTCTGATTTTGATGATTCTGATTCTTTAAACCAAAAACAAAAAGAAAAGCTTTTAGAGATATTTAAAGGTTTATCAACTAGTTCAACTTTAGTTTTTTTAACTGCAAATAAGCTTGATAAGAGAAGGAAATTTTATCAAGCTTTAAAAGAAATTGCTGAATACCAAGAATTTGAACCACCTCGTTATCGTGATTTAGATAAATGGATTATGGAGCGTTTTCAAAAATATAATAAAAAAATTGATCGTCAAAGCCTTAAAATATTAGAAAATATGTTTAGTAATAAATTAGAAATTTTAAATAGTGAAATAGAAAAAATAATAACTCGTTACCCAGATAAAGATAAAATTTCTTATTATGATTTAAAAGAAATAATTAGTAGAGAAAAATTTATTCAAGATGAAGAAATCTTTAAATTTTTAGATTTAATTGGTGATAAAAAAACTGATCAAGCTCTTTTAACTTTAAAAGAAATGTTAAATAAAGGAGTTTATCCGTTATATTTATTAACAATGCTTAAAAATCAGATAGAACTTTTAATGCAGGTTAAATTCTATAGCCAATATACTCATAATAATAAAAAAATAGCAGCTAAATTAAATAAACATCCATATCCAGTCAAAAAAGCAATGAAAAGAAGTAGAAATTTTAGTCAAAAAGAATTAGAACAAATATTAGCTGAAATTTTAAGAGCAAATCGTCATTTTTTAACAGGCTATTATCCAAATCAAAATACTGCTTTAGAAATGATTATTATTAAATCAGTTTCTTATTAA
- the rpsT gene encoding 30S ribosomal protein S20, with translation MPIIKSAKKRVKTSAKKTAQNKEWKERLKNAIKTMEKAVETGDKEAAAEQLKETKKVIDKAVTRNIIHKNNAARKKSRLTKMYNNM, from the coding sequence ATGCCTATTATTAAATCTGCTAAAAAAAGAGTTAAAACTAGTGCAAAGAAAACTGCTCAGAATAAAGAATGGAAAGAAAGATTAAAAAATGCTATTAAAACTATGGAAAAAGCAGTTGAAACAGGGGATAAAGAAGCTGCTGCAGAACAGTTAAAAGAGACTAAAAAGGTCATCGATAAGGCTGTAACAAGAAATATTATCCATAAGAATAATGCAGCCCGTAAAAAATCCCGCCTCACAAAGATGTACAACAATATGTAA